A window of Mucilaginibacter sp. PAMC 26640 contains these coding sequences:
- a CDS encoding ATP-dependent DNA helicase RecQ, with the protein METKKSLFDNLQNFFGFDNFKGEQEAIITNILAGNDTFVIMPTGGGKSMCYQLPALMSEGTAIVISPLIALMKNQVDQLRAFGGSDSIAHFLNSSLTKADIIRVKDDVLSGKTKLLYVAPESLTKQENVDFLRLNQVSFVAVDEAHCISEWGHDFRPEYRKIRQVISNIGDDIPIIALTATATPKVQQDIQKNLQMNNATVYKSSFNRSNLFYEVRAKRTAIKEIVKFVKQNQGKSGIIYCLSRKKVEEVAEALNLNGVKALPYHAGLDPKVRADTQDKFLMEDVDVIVATIAFGMGIDKPDVRYVIHHDMPKSMEGYYQETGRAGRDGGEGVCVAFYSGKDIDKLQKFMKDKPVAEREIGTQILKEVIDYAESSVCRRKQLLHYFGENFNEAGCNCMCDNCSAPKTHFDGEEHLHKALSLIKLIGEKFDDCHIINILMGKDDAQVKNYQHDKLSDYFGTGIADGQNLWNSLLRQALLSNFLAKDIDHYGLLHLTKSGHAFLENPYSIRFVLNREMGPTDEDEAEDGPKQGGGALDTQLLQMLKDLRKKIAKQKALPPFVIFQDPSLEEMCTHYPINTEELKQISGVGAGKALKFGKPFTDLIQKYVDDNDIDRPVDMVIKSAANKSALKVFIIQNIDRHLNLDDIAASKGLTYEEILKEVETIVNSGTKLNLNYYIDELIDEDKQEEVYDYFKSAEVDSIDDALVDLGPDDYTREEIQLMRIKFVSEVGN; encoded by the coding sequence ATAGAAACGAAAAAGTCGCTTTTTGACAACCTGCAAAATTTCTTCGGGTTCGATAACTTCAAAGGTGAGCAGGAAGCGATTATAACTAATATTTTAGCGGGTAACGATACCTTTGTGATTATGCCTACCGGTGGCGGCAAATCCATGTGTTATCAACTTCCGGCCTTAATGAGCGAAGGCACAGCGATTGTGATCTCTCCGCTTATCGCATTGATGAAAAATCAGGTAGATCAGCTAAGAGCCTTTGGCGGATCTGACAGTATAGCACATTTTTTAAACTCCTCCCTAACCAAAGCGGATATTATCAGAGTGAAGGACGATGTATTGAGCGGAAAAACCAAGCTCTTATATGTTGCGCCCGAATCACTGACCAAGCAGGAAAATGTTGACTTTTTAAGGCTCAATCAAGTATCGTTTGTAGCAGTAGATGAAGCCCATTGTATTTCTGAGTGGGGGCATGATTTTCGCCCGGAGTACCGAAAGATCCGCCAGGTGATCAGTAATATTGGTGACGATATCCCTATTATTGCTTTAACCGCAACGGCTACTCCAAAAGTTCAGCAGGATATCCAAAAAAATCTGCAGATGAATAATGCGACTGTGTACAAGTCGTCCTTCAACAGATCAAACCTGTTTTATGAAGTAAGGGCCAAGCGCACGGCCATTAAAGAAATTGTAAAATTTGTAAAACAGAACCAGGGCAAATCCGGCATTATTTATTGCCTGAGCCGTAAAAAGGTTGAAGAAGTTGCAGAAGCGCTTAACTTAAACGGTGTAAAGGCCTTGCCTTATCACGCGGGTCTGGATCCGAAAGTACGTGCAGACACACAAGATAAATTCCTGATGGAGGATGTTGACGTAATTGTAGCTACCATCGCTTTTGGGATGGGGATAGATAAGCCAGACGTTCGTTATGTGATACACCACGATATGCCCAAAAGCATGGAGGGTTATTACCAGGAAACCGGCCGTGCGGGCCGCGATGGTGGAGAAGGTGTTTGCGTAGCATTTTATTCGGGCAAGGACATTGATAAGCTGCAGAAGTTTATGAAAGATAAGCCTGTTGCCGAGCGCGAAATAGGCACCCAGATCCTGAAAGAAGTAATTGACTACGCAGAGTCTTCGGTTTGTCGCCGCAAGCAGCTGCTGCATTACTTTGGTGAAAACTTTAATGAGGCGGGGTGTAACTGCATGTGCGATAACTGCAGCGCTCCCAAAACGCACTTTGACGGCGAAGAGCATTTGCACAAGGCGTTAAGCCTTATTAAGCTGATTGGTGAGAAATTTGACGATTGCCATATCATCAATATCCTGATGGGTAAAGATGATGCGCAGGTTAAAAATTACCAGCACGATAAGCTGAGTGACTATTTTGGCACCGGTATAGCTGACGGGCAAAACCTTTGGAACTCTCTGTTGCGCCAGGCATTATTAAGCAATTTCCTGGCTAAGGATATAGATCATTATGGCTTGCTGCATTTAACCAAATCCGGCCATGCGTTTTTAGAAAACCCTTACAGTATCCGTTTTGTGCTTAACCGTGAAATGGGGCCAACAGATGAGGACGAAGCAGAAGACGGGCCTAAACAAGGCGGCGGTGCGCTGGATACTCAACTTTTGCAAATGTTGAAAGATCTGCGCAAGAAGATTGCCAAGCAGAAGGCTTTGCCGCCATTTGTTATTTTTCAGGATCCATCGCTGGAGGAAATGTGTACGCATTACCCTATCAATACCGAGGAGCTTAAACAGATCTCTGGTGTAGGTGCTGGTAAGGCTCTTAAATTTGGAAAGCCCTTTACAGATCTGATCCAAAAATATGTGGATGATAACGATATCGACCGGCCGGTTGATATGGTGATCAAAAGCGCTGCAAACAAGTCTGCTTTAAAAGTATTCATCATTCAAAATATCGACCGACATCTTAATCTGGATGATATTGCTGCATCTAAAGGATTAACTTACGAAGAGATCCTGAAGGAAGTGGAAACCATCGTAAACTCGGGTACCAAATTAAATTTGAACTACTACATTGATGAATTGATTGATGAGGATAAGCAGGAAGAGGTATATGATTACTTCAAATCTGCCGAGGTAGATTCGATAGACGATGCGCTGGTTGATTTGGGGCCGGACGATTATACCCGCGAAGAAATACAATTGATGCGGATTAAATTCGTGTCTGAAGTAGGGAACTAA
- a CDS encoding 23S rRNA (guanosine(2251)-2'-O)-methyltransferase RlmB gives MTYNTKPVREGNQMVFGIRAVIEAILAGKEIEALYTQRGLGGGLLNELRDVMNEYQITAQQVPVEKLNRITMKNHQGVIAFISPITYQKVENIVQDVFERGEVPLILVLDSITDVRNMGAIARTAECAGVHAIVIPAKGSAQINPDAIKTSAGALYKIPVCRHDNFMQTVKFLQESGLQLVCCTEKTSEDIYTPDYTAPTAIIMGSEEDGIRNDIIRIADHLAKIPMFGEIESLNVSVSTAVILYEAIRQRVQAAP, from the coding sequence ATGACGTATAATACGAAGCCGGTGCGCGAAGGAAACCAAATGGTTTTCGGCATCCGGGCTGTGATAGAAGCTATACTGGCCGGTAAAGAGATCGAAGCTTTATACACCCAGCGGGGGTTGGGAGGCGGATTGTTGAACGAGCTGCGCGATGTGATGAATGAATATCAGATCACGGCTCAGCAGGTTCCGGTAGAGAAGCTGAACCGGATCACCATGAAGAATCACCAGGGCGTTATTGCGTTTATTTCGCCGATAACTTATCAAAAGGTTGAGAATATTGTACAAGACGTATTTGAACGGGGTGAGGTGCCGCTGATACTGGTGCTGGATAGTATAACGGATGTACGCAACATGGGCGCTATTGCGCGTACTGCAGAATGTGCCGGGGTGCACGCAATTGTTATCCCAGCAAAAGGCTCCGCGCAGATCAACCCAGATGCCATCAAAACTTCAGCGGGTGCACTGTATAAGATCCCTGTTTGCCGTCACGATAACTTCATGCAAACCGTAAAGTTTTTACAGGAATCGGGCCTGCAATTGGTATGTTGTACCGAAAAAACCAGTGAAGATATCTACACGCCAGACTATACTGCCCCAACAGCCATCATTATGGGCTCGGAAGAAGATGGTATCCGCAATGATATAATCCGTATTGCAGATCATTTGGCTAAAATCCCCATGTTTGGGGAAATTGAATCTTTGAACGTTTCGGTCTCCACTGCTGTGATCCTATATGAGGCGATCAGGCAGCGGGTGCAAGCCGCTCCCTAA
- a CDS encoding mannose-1-phosphate guanylyltransferase: MNKNNYAIIMAGGIGSRFWPISRTSHPKQFIDILGTGKTLIQNTYDRFLKVCPKENIFVVTNDSYTGLVKQQLPDMADEQILTEPVMRNTAPCVAYGCFKIESINPNAAIIVAPSDHLILDEAAFITAIEKSLKTATEKDCLVTLGIKPSRPDTGYGYIQYTENTINEEFHKVKTFTEKPTVDIAKTFIQSGDFLWNAGIFVWSAKAIVDAFNSYLPEMHEIFAEARPFYNTEEERSFVHKIYQRCINISIDYGIMEKAANVYVLPSEFGWSDLGTWASIYQLADKDYVGNAVIPSEKVIMYDSSNCMVNVPGEKLVILQGLHDFIVVESNNSLLICPRDQEQNIKQVVADVKNKFGTKYI, encoded by the coding sequence ATGAATAAAAACAATTATGCCATAATCATGGCAGGCGGAATTGGCAGTCGCTTCTGGCCAATCAGCAGAACATCACACCCTAAACAATTTATCGATATCCTGGGAACCGGCAAAACGCTTATTCAAAACACTTACGACCGTTTCCTGAAGGTTTGCCCTAAAGAAAATATTTTTGTTGTAACTAACGATAGCTATACCGGACTTGTAAAACAACAATTACCGGATATGGCCGATGAACAGATCCTGACCGAACCTGTGATGCGTAACACAGCACCCTGTGTTGCTTATGGCTGTTTTAAAATAGAAAGTATAAACCCAAATGCTGCTATTATTGTTGCCCCTTCCGATCACCTGATTTTGGACGAAGCCGCATTTATAACTGCTATTGAGAAATCTCTGAAAACGGCTACCGAAAAAGATTGCCTGGTGACTTTAGGCATTAAGCCATCCCGCCCGGATACCGGCTACGGGTATATACAATATACCGAGAATACGATCAATGAGGAGTTTCATAAAGTAAAAACATTTACTGAAAAACCCACTGTGGACATTGCCAAGACATTTATTCAAAGCGGGGACTTTTTATGGAACGCGGGTATTTTTGTATGGTCGGCAAAGGCTATAGTTGATGCGTTCAACAGCTACTTGCCCGAGATGCATGAAATATTTGCAGAAGCCAGACCATTTTACAATACCGAAGAGGAACGCTCTTTTGTACATAAGATCTATCAGCGCTGTATCAATATTTCTATTGATTACGGCATCATGGAAAAAGCAGCTAACGTATATGTGCTTCCTTCGGAATTTGGCTGGAGCGATTTAGGCACCTGGGCCTCGATTTACCAGCTGGCCGATAAAGATTATGTCGGTAACGCAGTAATTCCTTCAGAAAAGGTAATTATGTACGATAGCAGCAATTGTATGGTAAACGTACCCGGTGAAAAACTAGTTATTTTGCAAGGGCTGCACGACTTCATCGTGGTGGAAAGTAATAATTCATTACTGATCTGCCCACGCGACCAGGAGCAGAATATCAAACAGGTAGTGGCGGATGTGAAGAATAAGTTTGGAACGAAGTATATTTAA